From Drosophila virilis strain 15010-1051.87 chromosome X, Dvir_AGI_RSII-ME, whole genome shotgun sequence, the proteins below share one genomic window:
- the LOC6633392 gene encoding protein sex-lethal isoform X9: protein MYRGGRVFGMSHSLPSGMSRYAFSPQDTEFTFPSSSSRRGYNDFPGGNGGSANSLGGNICNMPPMASNNSLNNLCGLSIGSGGSDDHMNDQRNSNTNLIVNYLPQDMTDRELYALFRAIGPINTCRIMRDYKTGYSFGYAFVDFTSEMDSQRAIKVLNGITVRNKRLKVSYARPGGESIKDTNLYVTNLPRTITDDQLDTIFGKYGSIVQKNILRDKLTGRPRGVAFVRYNKREEAQEAISALNNVIPEGGSQPLSVRLAEEHGKAKAAHFMSQMGMGPPQAPPPPPPPPPHMAAGFNNMVHRDGAMEKLRSLFDAICDAIFGLDSDNFADLLDGLYRRKYHYPYL from the exons ATGTACCG CGGTGGGCGTGTATTTGGCATGTCACATTCACTGCCATCTGGAATG TCACGTTATGCGTTCTCACCACAGGACACAGAATTTACATTTCCAAGTTCCTCGTCGCGTCGCGGTTACAATGATTTCCCAGGCGGTAATGGCGGCAGCGCCAATTCCCTTGGCGGCAACATCTGCAATATGCCGCCAATGGCCAGCAACAATTCGCTGAACAATCTGTGCGGCCTATCGattggcagcggcggcagcgatgATCACATGAACGATcagcgcaacagcaacaccaattTGATAGTCAACTATCTGCCGCAGGATATGACTGATCGCGAGCTGTATGCCCTATTTCGAGCCATTGGACCCATCAATACGTGCAGAATCATGAGAGACTATAAG ACTGGCTACAGTTTTGGTTATGCTTTCGTGGACTTCACATCGGAAATGGACTCGCAGCGTGCGATCAAAGTGCTCAATGGCATCACAGTGCGTAATAAGCGGCTCAAG GTTTCATATGCGCGTCCTGGCGGTGAATCGATCAAGGATACAAATCTGTATGTGACCAATCTGCCGCGCACGATAACCGATGATCAGCTGGACACGATCTTTGGCAAATACGGTTCCATTGTCCAGAAGAATATATTGCGCGACAAGCTGACCGGTCGGCCAAGGGGCGTGGCATTTGTACG ctacaacaaacGCGAGGAGGCACAGGAGGCAATCTCGGCGCTGAACAACGTCATACCGGAGGGCGGATCCCAGCCGCTGTCCGTGCGCCTGGCCGAGGAGCACGGCAAGGCAAAGGCAGCGCACTTTATGTCCCAAATGGGCATGGGACCGCCGCAggcgccaccgccgccgccgccaccgccgccgcacATGGCGGCCGGCTTCAATAATATGGTTCACAGAG acgGAGCAATGGAAAAATTACGCTCATTATTCGATGCTATTTGCGATGCTATCTTTGGTCTCGATA GCGACAACTTTGCCGATTTGCTTGACGGACTGTACCGCCGGAAGTACCATTATCCTTACTTATAA
- the LOC6633392 gene encoding protein sex-lethal isoform X12 — translation MYRGGRVFGMSHSLPSGMDTEFTFPSSSSRRGYNDFPGGNGGSANSLGGNICNMPPMASNNSLNNLCGLSIGSGGSDDHMNDQRNSNTNLIVNYLPQDMTDRELYALFRAIGPINTCRIMRDYKTGYSFGYAFVDFTSEMDSQRAIKVLNGITVRNKRLKVSYARPGGESIKDTNLYVTNLPRTITDDQLDTIFGKYGSIVQKNILRDKLTGRPRGVAFVRYNKREEAQEAISALNNVIPEGGSQPLSVRLAEEHGKAKAAHFMSQMGMGPPQAPPPPPPPPPHMAAGFNNMVHRDGAMEKLRSLFDAICDAIFGLDSDNFADLLDGLYRRKYHYPYL, via the exons ATGTACCG CGGTGGGCGTGTATTTGGCATGTCACATTCACTGCCATCTGGAATG GACACAGAATTTACATTTCCAAGTTCCTCGTCGCGTCGCGGTTACAATGATTTCCCAGGCGGTAATGGCGGCAGCGCCAATTCCCTTGGCGGCAACATCTGCAATATGCCGCCAATGGCCAGCAACAATTCGCTGAACAATCTGTGCGGCCTATCGattggcagcggcggcagcgatgATCACATGAACGATcagcgcaacagcaacaccaattTGATAGTCAACTATCTGCCGCAGGATATGACTGATCGCGAGCTGTATGCCCTATTTCGAGCCATTGGACCCATCAATACGTGCAGAATCATGAGAGACTATAAG ACTGGCTACAGTTTTGGTTATGCTTTCGTGGACTTCACATCGGAAATGGACTCGCAGCGTGCGATCAAAGTGCTCAATGGCATCACAGTGCGTAATAAGCGGCTCAAG GTTTCATATGCGCGTCCTGGCGGTGAATCGATCAAGGATACAAATCTGTATGTGACCAATCTGCCGCGCACGATAACCGATGATCAGCTGGACACGATCTTTGGCAAATACGGTTCCATTGTCCAGAAGAATATATTGCGCGACAAGCTGACCGGTCGGCCAAGGGGCGTGGCATTTGTACG ctacaacaaacGCGAGGAGGCACAGGAGGCAATCTCGGCGCTGAACAACGTCATACCGGAGGGCGGATCCCAGCCGCTGTCCGTGCGCCTGGCCGAGGAGCACGGCAAGGCAAAGGCAGCGCACTTTATGTCCCAAATGGGCATGGGACCGCCGCAggcgccaccgccgccgccgccaccgccgccgcacATGGCGGCCGGCTTCAATAATATGGTTCACAGAG acgGAGCAATGGAAAAATTACGCTCATTATTCGATGCTATTTGCGATGCTATCTTTGGTCTCGATA GCGACAACTTTGCCGATTTGCTTGACGGACTGTACCGCCGGAAGTACCATTATCCTTACTTATAA
- the LOC6633392 gene encoding protein sex-lethal isoform X10, producing MYGNNNPGSNNNNGGYPPYGYNKSSGGRVFGMSHSLPSGMDTEFTFPSSSSRRGYNDFPGGNGGSANSLGGNICNMPPMASNNSLNNLCGLSIGSGGSDDHMNDQRNSNTNLIVNYLPQDMTDRELYALFRAIGPINTCRIMRDYKTGYSFGYAFVDFTSEMDSQRAIKVLNGITVRNKRLKVSYARPGGESIKDTNLYVTNLPRTITDDQLDTIFGKYGSIVQKNILRDKLTGRPRGVAFVRYNKREEAQEAISALNNVIPEGGSQPLSVRLAEEHGKAKAAHFMSQMGMGPPQAPPPPPPPPPHMAAGFNNMVHRGRSLKSQQRFQKTHPYFDAQKFI from the exons ATGTACGGCAACAATAATCCGGGTAGTAACAATAATAACGGTGGTTATCCCCCATACGGTTACAACAAGTCGAG CGGTGGGCGTGTATTTGGCATGTCACATTCACTGCCATCTGGAATG GACACAGAATTTACATTTCCAAGTTCCTCGTCGCGTCGCGGTTACAATGATTTCCCAGGCGGTAATGGCGGCAGCGCCAATTCCCTTGGCGGCAACATCTGCAATATGCCGCCAATGGCCAGCAACAATTCGCTGAACAATCTGTGCGGCCTATCGattggcagcggcggcagcgatgATCACATGAACGATcagcgcaacagcaacaccaattTGATAGTCAACTATCTGCCGCAGGATATGACTGATCGCGAGCTGTATGCCCTATTTCGAGCCATTGGACCCATCAATACGTGCAGAATCATGAGAGACTATAAG ACTGGCTACAGTTTTGGTTATGCTTTCGTGGACTTCACATCGGAAATGGACTCGCAGCGTGCGATCAAAGTGCTCAATGGCATCACAGTGCGTAATAAGCGGCTCAAG GTTTCATATGCGCGTCCTGGCGGTGAATCGATCAAGGATACAAATCTGTATGTGACCAATCTGCCGCGCACGATAACCGATGATCAGCTGGACACGATCTTTGGCAAATACGGTTCCATTGTCCAGAAGAATATATTGCGCGACAAGCTGACCGGTCGGCCAAGGGGCGTGGCATTTGTACG ctacaacaaacGCGAGGAGGCACAGGAGGCAATCTCGGCGCTGAACAACGTCATACCGGAGGGCGGATCCCAGCCGCTGTCCGTGCGCCTGGCCGAGGAGCACGGCAAGGCAAAGGCAGCGCACTTTATGTCCCAAATGGGCATGGGACCGCCGCAggcgccaccgccgccgccgccaccgccgccgcacATGGCGGCCGGCTTCAATAATATGGTTCACAGAGGTAGATCATTAAAATCACAACAGCGCTTCCAAAAAACGCATCCGTACTTTGATGCACAAAAgtttatctaa
- the LOC6633392 gene encoding protein sex-lethal isoform X6: MYGNNNPGSNNNNGGYPPYGYNKSSGGRVFGMSHSLPSGMSRYAFSPQDTEFTFPSSSSRRGYNDFPGGNGGSANSLGGNICNMPPMASNNSLNNLCGLSIGSGGSDDHMNDQRNSNTNLIVNYLPQDMTDRELYALFRAIGPINTCRIMRDYKTGYSFGYAFVDFTSEMDSQRAIKVLNGITVRNKRLKVSYARPGGESIKDTNLYVTNLPRTITDDQLDTIFGKYGSIVQKNILRDKLTGRPRGVAFVRYNKREEAQEAISALNNVIPEGGSQPLSVRLAEEHGKAKAAHFMSQMGMGPPQAPPPPPPPPPHMAAGFNNMVHRGRSLKSQQRFQKTHPYFDAQKFI, from the exons ATGTACGGCAACAATAATCCGGGTAGTAACAATAATAACGGTGGTTATCCCCCATACGGTTACAACAAGTCGAG CGGTGGGCGTGTATTTGGCATGTCACATTCACTGCCATCTGGAATG TCACGTTATGCGTTCTCACCACAGGACACAGAATTTACATTTCCAAGTTCCTCGTCGCGTCGCGGTTACAATGATTTCCCAGGCGGTAATGGCGGCAGCGCCAATTCCCTTGGCGGCAACATCTGCAATATGCCGCCAATGGCCAGCAACAATTCGCTGAACAATCTGTGCGGCCTATCGattggcagcggcggcagcgatgATCACATGAACGATcagcgcaacagcaacaccaattTGATAGTCAACTATCTGCCGCAGGATATGACTGATCGCGAGCTGTATGCCCTATTTCGAGCCATTGGACCCATCAATACGTGCAGAATCATGAGAGACTATAAG ACTGGCTACAGTTTTGGTTATGCTTTCGTGGACTTCACATCGGAAATGGACTCGCAGCGTGCGATCAAAGTGCTCAATGGCATCACAGTGCGTAATAAGCGGCTCAAG GTTTCATATGCGCGTCCTGGCGGTGAATCGATCAAGGATACAAATCTGTATGTGACCAATCTGCCGCGCACGATAACCGATGATCAGCTGGACACGATCTTTGGCAAATACGGTTCCATTGTCCAGAAGAATATATTGCGCGACAAGCTGACCGGTCGGCCAAGGGGCGTGGCATTTGTACG ctacaacaaacGCGAGGAGGCACAGGAGGCAATCTCGGCGCTGAACAACGTCATACCGGAGGGCGGATCCCAGCCGCTGTCCGTGCGCCTGGCCGAGGAGCACGGCAAGGCAAAGGCAGCGCACTTTATGTCCCAAATGGGCATGGGACCGCCGCAggcgccaccgccgccgccgccaccgccgccgcacATGGCGGCCGGCTTCAATAATATGGTTCACAGAGGTAGATCATTAAAATCACAACAGCGCTTCCAAAAAACGCATCCGTACTTTGATGCACAAAAgtttatctaa
- the LOC6633392 gene encoding protein sex-lethal isoform X15, translating into MYRGGRVFGMSHSLPSGMSRYAFSPQDTEFTFPSSSSRRGYNDFPGGNGGSANSLGGNICNMPPMASNNSLNNLCGLSIGSGGSDDHMNDQRNSNTNLIVNYLPQDMTDRELYALFRAIGPINTCRIMRDYKTGYSFGYAFVDFTSEMDSQRAIKVLNGITVRNKRLKVSYARPGGESIKDTNLYVTNLPRTITDDQLDTIFGKYGSIVQKNILRDKLTGRPRGVAFVRYNKREEAQEAISALNNVIPEGGSQPLSVRLAEEHGKAKAAHFMSQMGMGPPQAPPPPPPPPPHMAAGFNNMVHRGRSLKSQQRFQKTHPYFDAQKFI; encoded by the exons ATGTACCG CGGTGGGCGTGTATTTGGCATGTCACATTCACTGCCATCTGGAATG TCACGTTATGCGTTCTCACCACAGGACACAGAATTTACATTTCCAAGTTCCTCGTCGCGTCGCGGTTACAATGATTTCCCAGGCGGTAATGGCGGCAGCGCCAATTCCCTTGGCGGCAACATCTGCAATATGCCGCCAATGGCCAGCAACAATTCGCTGAACAATCTGTGCGGCCTATCGattggcagcggcggcagcgatgATCACATGAACGATcagcgcaacagcaacaccaattTGATAGTCAACTATCTGCCGCAGGATATGACTGATCGCGAGCTGTATGCCCTATTTCGAGCCATTGGACCCATCAATACGTGCAGAATCATGAGAGACTATAAG ACTGGCTACAGTTTTGGTTATGCTTTCGTGGACTTCACATCGGAAATGGACTCGCAGCGTGCGATCAAAGTGCTCAATGGCATCACAGTGCGTAATAAGCGGCTCAAG GTTTCATATGCGCGTCCTGGCGGTGAATCGATCAAGGATACAAATCTGTATGTGACCAATCTGCCGCGCACGATAACCGATGATCAGCTGGACACGATCTTTGGCAAATACGGTTCCATTGTCCAGAAGAATATATTGCGCGACAAGCTGACCGGTCGGCCAAGGGGCGTGGCATTTGTACG ctacaacaaacGCGAGGAGGCACAGGAGGCAATCTCGGCGCTGAACAACGTCATACCGGAGGGCGGATCCCAGCCGCTGTCCGTGCGCCTGGCCGAGGAGCACGGCAAGGCAAAGGCAGCGCACTTTATGTCCCAAATGGGCATGGGACCGCCGCAggcgccaccgccgccgccgccaccgccgccgcacATGGCGGCCGGCTTCAATAATATGGTTCACAGAGGTAGATCATTAAAATCACAACAGCGCTTCCAAAAAACGCATCCGTACTTTGATGCACAAAAgtttatctaa